A part of Crassostrea angulata isolate pt1a10 chromosome 5, ASM2561291v2, whole genome shotgun sequence genomic DNA contains:
- the LOC128184092 gene encoding G1/S-specific cyclin-D2-like produces the protein MNLMCCETESQRRAYEDPVLLKDYRVLQNLLQTEDRYMPSPTYFSCVQTDIKPYMRKMVAQWMLEVCEEQQCEEEVFPLAMNYMDRFLTVVDIPRTRLQLLGAVCMFLASKLKETNPLTSEKLVIYTDRSITLEELTEMELFVLSKLKWDLSAVTPHDFLEQILSRICPDQERCNVIKKHSQTFIALCSTDCKFINYPPSMIAAGSVGAAAHGLLKTDNTKLLQSLHQILNIDVDCLKSCQDQIEQTLSSNLSHMAQLSESAPPKVEIHANHRVQHEGQPTTPTDVQDIVF, from the exons ATGAATTTAATGTGCTGTGAGACGGAGTCACAAAGAAGAGCATATGAGGATCCCGTGCTTCTAAAAGACTATCGAGTTCTGCAAAATTTACTTCAAACAGAGGATAGATACATGCCTTCGCCCACCTATTTTTCTTGTGTTCAAACAGACATTAAACCTTATATGAGGAAAATGGTCGCTCAATGGATGCTTGag GTTTGTGAAGAGCAACAGTGTGAAGAGGAGGTTTTCCCTCTAGCAATGAATTACATGGACAGATTTCTGACAGTGGTAGATATACCACGGACAAGACTCCAACTGCTTGGTGCAGTGTGTATGTTCCTGGCATCCAAATTAAAAGAAACCAACCCCCTAACCTCAGAGAAACTGGTCATATACACAGACAGATCAATAACGCTAGAGGAGTTAACG gaAATGGAATTGTTTGTTCTGAGTAAATTAAAGTGGGATTTATCGGCAGTGACACCACATGACTTTTTAGAACAAATTCTGTCTCGGATTTGTCCGGACCAGGAGCGGTGCAATGTGATAAAGAAACACTCCCAGACTTTCATAGCTTTGTGTTCTACAG actGCAAGTTTATAAACTACCCTCCCTCCATGATAGCAGCAGGCAGTGTAGGAGCTGCGGCCCATGGACTCCTAAAGACAGACAACACAAAACTATTACAGAGCCTCCATCAGATCCTGAATATTGATGTG GACTGTTTAAAGTCATGTCAGGATCAGATCGAACAGACTCTCTCCTCAAATTTGTCACATATGGCACAGTTGTCGGAATCAGCACCACCCAAGGTGGAGATCCACGCCAACCACCGTGTTCAACATGAGGGACAGCCCACCACCCCCACAGATGTTCAAGATATAGTCTTCTAa